Genomic window (Streptomyces cadmiisoli):
CACGGCTCGGGTTCAACGAACTGGACCGCCTCTACGAGGCCTGCGTACTGCGCCGACTGCCGCCACCGGCCCGGCCGCCCGTGCCGGGCCAGGTCATCGACGTCTCCGGCCCGCAGGGCGACGCAGGGCCGGTTCTCCGCCGACGAGGGGAGGAGGCCTCATGAGTGTGGCGGTGACGGGCTGCCAGGGGTATCTCGGCAGCGCGGTGGTGGAGCATCTGCGACACGGGGGCACGGCATGCCGGTCCGGTCTCGGCAGACTCCAGGAGTTACGGCCCGGTTCCGTCGACAGCCGTGCCGTCATCCACTGCGCGGGCGCGCTGCGGTCCCGGCCCGCTCCGGAGATCTGGCACGCCAACGTCGTCTGTCTGACGCCGCTGCTCCGCGCGATCGACCCTGACTGCGTCGTGGTCCTCGCCTCCTCCCGTGCCGCCGCCGCTCCGCCGAACGAACAGGACCTCTACGGGCGCAGCAAGAACGCCGCCGAGCAGATCGCCGACCAGCACCCCGGACCGGTGCGCATCGTTCGCCTGACGGTTCTGGCGGGCCCCTCTCCCGCGGGCCTGGGAGATTCCTTCGTCAGCCGGATGACGGACGCGGCGCTGCGCACGGGAGCGATCCGGATCCCCGCGGACGAGCGCACCGTCGACTTCCTGGACGTCCGTGAGGCGGCCGCTGTCATGGCCGGGCTCACGGACCCGGCGCGGCCGTGGCCGGACGCAGAACCCGTGGACGCCACGTCCGGCCCACTGGAACTGACGGCGGTCGCCCGTGCAACGGCCGAGGCGGTGCAGGAAGCGACCGGGCGCCGCGTCCGCGTCGTACGGACCGGGCTGCCGGCCGGCAGCCGACAGCCGCCGGCCGATCCGACCCGGTGGGCGCGGCTGCGGACCGCCGCCGGGGTGACACCCCGCGCGCCGCTTTCCACCATCCGTGACACCGTCCGCGCACGTGTGCGCGCTGGGGAGCTGAGCACACTGTGACCGAACCCGCACAGGTCATCTTCGTCGCCGCCGGACCGGGACGGTCGGGAGCCGACTCCACCCTCACCGCCTTGAGCGCCCACCCCTTCGTGACCACGGCGCCGGTGTGGAACGTCGCGATGACTGCGGCTGTGAACCGCCTGCTGGCGCACGCCCCGAACGACGACCACAACTGGCTGCCGCGGCGCGCCGCCCAAGCCCTGACCGACGTGATCGCCAGGCTCGACACGGGATCCGCCGCGGACCGCGCGGCGGCCTCCGATCTCCTCAGCCGCACGCGGGCGCGCTCCGTCACGATCCCCGTGTACGGCAGGCTGTGGGTGCCCGACCCGCTGCCCCGCCGTCACTGGCAGCGGCTGATCAGGGAGACCATGCTGCTGACGGCTTCCGGCGGATCGCATCTGGCGGTGAAGATCGGCCCTCATGTGTCCCGTCTGGTGGCCGGTGTCCTGGGCCCCGAGGACTGTCTGCTGTTCGCCGTCCGCCATCCGGTGGAGACAGCCGTGCAGTTGGCCGCGTCGCGGGTCGACGGAATGCGTCCGGACGAGGCCGTGCACTATGTGGACGTCGCTCTGCGCCATGCCCGCCATGTGCTCACCGGACTGGACACGAGGGTCGACCCGGTCCGGCTGGAGGAGTTGGTGCACTCCCCCGAATCCACCCTCGCCCGAGTGGAGGAGATCACCCGCCTCCCCCGCGTCGCCTGGCCGCCGCACGTGTTCGAAGCCCTTCCCCACGACGTCGGTCGCGCTCCGGATCTCGACCACCCGCTCGCTCGGGCACACGGTGCGGATCTGACAGCCCTCGCGTCGCAGTGGGGGTACGCGTGAACGGCCTTCCACGGCTCGCGCCACGGGAATTCGGCGACGTCACGCGTTGGTCGTCGCTGCTGCGCCGGTACGGGCTGGCCGTCGCGCCGGCCTGGGTGACGGGCGGCCGACTCGACCTGCTCCTCGAAGAACACCGACGGGCTTTCGCGTCCGCCGTACCCCGGGACACGACCGCGGCGCGGATGCCCGACGCACAGACCGGGCAAGGGGTCGGCGAAGTCGCCTATCGTCCCGGGCTGTCCTCCCGGGCCCTGCGCCTCACCACGGCGGCCGCCGATGCCTTTCCGGCGACTCAGTCGTTTCTGAGGCACTCGACACTGGCCGCGGTGGCGGCCGCTCATCTCGGCGAGGACGCCTCGGTCAACCGGTTCGCGTATCTGACGTACGACGTCGCGCACGACACCCCGGTCACACAGTTGCACTACGACCGCAAGCACGCCCTGAAGGCCTATGTGTGCCTGACTCCGGCGCTTCCCGAGTTCGGAGCCCCGGCTTTCGTACCCGGCTCGCACGATCGCTGCCGGAAAATCCGTGAAGCGCATCTGGCGGCCGGCGTTCCCCAGGACCGGTTGCCCATCACACACGGGCATCACGGTCACACACCACAGAGTGTGACCGGCCCGGCCGGAACACTGGTCCTCTTCGACACCGACTGCCTTCATCAGGGCGGCACCGTCTCCGCGGGCAACACGCGTCGTGTCCTGCGCGGCCATTCGCATCCGGCGCCGCGCACCCGCCCGGACGCACCGGACTCTCAGGACCGCTCGCAATAGACACCTCACTCCCCGATGCGGGCGCCCGCGCTCGACGGCACCCGGTCGTGGTGCCTGCCCGGCGGGCGGCGCCGTGCCCGATGGCGTTTGCGCGGTCACCACCACCAGGAAAGAATCGGGAGAAAACGGACTCATGGCCTCGGGAGAGGGCCCTGCGCCGAAAGGCCGGGCACCATCCCGGTGGAGGTGGTCGGGCGTGCGGCATTACGATCTTGTGCTCCTCGGGGCGGGCAGCGGCAACATGGTGCTCACCGCGGAACTCGCCCATCTGCGCACCGCCATCGTCGAACCCGACCGCTTCGGCGGCACGTGCCTGAACCGGGGCTGCATTCCGAGCAAGATGTTCGTCGTCACCGCCGACGCGGCCGAGGGTGCGCGGGAGGCGGCACGGCTCGGTGTCCACGCCGGCGTCGAGCGCGTCGACTGGAAGGCCATCCGCGACAGGATCTTCCACCGCATCGACCCACTGCACGACAGCGCGGTCGACTACCGCAGGGCGAACGGGATCGACGTGTTCACGGAACCGGGCAGATTCATCGCCCCGAAGGTGGTGCTCGCCGGATCCGAGGAGATCACCGCCGACACGTTCGTGGTGTCCGTCGGCTCACGGCCCACGGTGCCCGACATCCCCGGACTCGACGGCGTGCCGTACCACACCTCCGACACCGTCATGCGGATCGACGATCTGCCCGCGTCCATGGCCGTCATCGGCGGCGGTTTCATCGCCGCCGAGTTCGGCCATGTGTTCAGCTCGTTCGGTACGGATCTCACGATCGTGCAGCGCGGGCCCCGTCTGCTGATGGCGGAGGACGAACAGGTGTCGGCGCGGTTCACCGAACTCGTGTCGCGCAGACATCGCGTGCTCCTCGACGCCGCCGTCACCTCAGTCGAACGGCGTGCCGACGGGGTGGCGCTCACCGTGACCTGCCCGGGCGGCGACCAGGTCGTGGAGGCGGAGACGCTGCTGGTGTGCGTCGGCCGCCGGCCCAACACCGACCGTCTCGACGCGGCCGCCGGCGGACTGGCGCTCGACGAGCACGGCCACATCGTGACCGACGACGCCTACCGGACGTCGGTGCCGGGAGTGTGGGCGCTGGGCGACGCGGTGAACCACTTCCAGCTCAAGCACATGGCGAACGCCGAGTCGCGGGTCGTGCAGCACAACCTGCTCCACCCGCAGGACGTGAAGACCCTGTCGAACCGGGTCGCGCCGCACGCGGTCTTCACCAGCCCGCAGATCGCCAGTGTCGGACTGACCGAGCAGGAGGCGCGCCGGCGGAAGATCGAGTACCTGGTGAGCGTGCGTGACTACGCGGACGCCGCGTACGGATGGGCCCTGGAGGACACCACCAGCTTCGTGAAGGTCCTGGCGAATCCGGTCGACCGCACCATCCTGGGCGCGCACATCATCGGGCCGCAGGCCGCGACCCTCATCCAGCCGCTGATCCAGGCGATGTCACTGGGTCAGACAGCGGACCAGGTCGCCCGGGACGTGCTGTACATCCACCCCGCGCTGACGGAGGCCGTCGAACAGGCCCTGCTGGACCTGTAGAGGCAGCGTCAGTGCGCGGAGACGTTGGCCGTCAGACGCTCCAGCACGGCCTTGG
Coding sequences:
- a CDS encoding phytanoyl-CoA dioxygenase family protein, whose protein sequence is MNGLPRLAPREFGDVTRWSSLLRRYGLAVAPAWVTGGRLDLLLEEHRRAFASAVPRDTTAARMPDAQTGQGVGEVAYRPGLSSRALRLTTAAADAFPATQSFLRHSTLAAVAAAHLGEDASVNRFAYLTYDVAHDTPVTQLHYDRKHALKAYVCLTPALPEFGAPAFVPGSHDRCRKIREAHLAAGVPQDRLPITHGHHGHTPQSVTGPAGTLVLFDTDCLHQGGTVSAGNTRRVLRGHSHPAPRTRPDAPDSQDRSQ
- a CDS encoding NAD-dependent epimerase/dehydratase family protein, encoding MSVAVTGCQGYLGSAVVEHLRHGGTACRSGLGRLQELRPGSVDSRAVIHCAGALRSRPAPEIWHANVVCLTPLLRAIDPDCVVVLASSRAAAAPPNEQDLYGRSKNAAEQIADQHPGPVRIVRLTVLAGPSPAGLGDSFVSRMTDAALRTGAIRIPADERTVDFLDVREAAAVMAGLTDPARPWPDAEPVDATSGPLELTAVARATAEAVQEATGRRVRVVRTGLPAGSRQPPADPTRWARLRTAAGVTPRAPLSTIRDTVRARVRAGELSTL
- a CDS encoding mycothione reductase is translated as MRHYDLVLLGAGSGNMVLTAELAHLRTAIVEPDRFGGTCLNRGCIPSKMFVVTADAAEGAREAARLGVHAGVERVDWKAIRDRIFHRIDPLHDSAVDYRRANGIDVFTEPGRFIAPKVVLAGSEEITADTFVVSVGSRPTVPDIPGLDGVPYHTSDTVMRIDDLPASMAVIGGGFIAAEFGHVFSSFGTDLTIVQRGPRLLMAEDEQVSARFTELVSRRHRVLLDAAVTSVERRADGVALTVTCPGGDQVVEAETLLVCVGRRPNTDRLDAAAGGLALDEHGHIVTDDAYRTSVPGVWALGDAVNHFQLKHMANAESRVVQHNLLHPQDVKTLSNRVAPHAVFTSPQIASVGLTEQEARRRKIEYLVSVRDYADAAYGWALEDTTSFVKVLANPVDRTILGAHIIGPQAATLIQPLIQAMSLGQTADQVARDVLYIHPALTEAVEQALLDL